TTGATGCCCCAGTGCTCGCAGGCAAACATTTTACCCGTCCTGGCAAAACCGGACATAATTTCATCAACGATAAGCAGAATATCATATTTTCTGCATAGCTCTGCCACCTGGGGCCACCATTTGGGTGGCGGTTCAATCATGCCCGCCGCCCCCATTATCGGTTCCGCAATAAAAGCGGCGATACTCTCCGGCCCTTCCGCTTGAATTACCGACTCCAGGTAATCGACGCTTGCCTGGCCACAGTCGGGGACATCCCCGAACATACAGCGGTAGCTATACGGCGGGGCCACGTGGATAAAGCCCGGGGATACCGGCCCAAATGGGTTCTGGTTGGCGCCACGGCCCAGGCCAGTCACATTCGTCGATATCCCGGCCGAACCATGATAAGAAGCGTAAAGACTGATGATTTTATATTTACCGGCCAGTCCTTTCCGGCTCCAGTAGAAACGGGCCAGCTTAACTGCAGAATCTACGGCCTCGGCACCGCCCGAGGTAAAGTGAAAGTGATTCAGGTCTCCCGGCGTTAGTTTAGCCAGTTTCTCGCTCACTTCGATGATGTATGGATTGGTAATACCGAAGAAAGTGGTAACGAAGTCTATCTCATTCAGGGCTTTCATTATGGCGTCGATGATTTCCTGTCGCCGGTGGCCTAAATTGACGCATATCAGCTGCGACGAAAGGTCGATATACTCTTTGCCTTCGGTATCATAAAGGTATAT
The genomic region above belongs to Chloroflexota bacterium and contains:
- a CDS encoding aspartate aminotransferase family protein, producing MVSKRTQELLKSDAEKVVHGMYTVGRNMGIVMEKAHGIYLYDTEGKEYIDLSSQLICVNLGHRRQEIIDAIMKALNEIDFVTTFFGITNPYIIEVSEKLAKLTPGDLNHFHFTSGGAEAVDSAVKLARFYWSRKGLAGKYKIISLYASYHGSAGISTNVTGLGRGANQNPFGPVSPGFIHVAPPYSYRCMFGDVPDCGQASVDYLESVIQAEGPESIAAFIAEPIMGAAGMIEPPPKWWPQVAELCRKYDILLIVDEIMSGFARTGKMFACEHWGIKGDMMTMAKGIVNSTLPFAALALSDKVYDVLKDNMLAHGFTYSGHPIAAAASSAALDIYVRDNVVENAARVGKHIKQRLEAEFVPLPCVAYADGRGVFQALELVTDKNTKEPIDQQTKDKFWQDLFDAGIFTRVIGWRGNRMFICPPCVITIEEADKVLDIIKPLVAGLKPK